Proteins encoded together in one Lathamus discolor isolate bLatDis1 chromosome 3, bLatDis1.hap1, whole genome shotgun sequence window:
- the EPHX4 gene encoding epoxide hydrolase 4: MARPGAACPPPARRVMVAARALLFWALVYSYCGVCACIAGLRLLWSIGRRPGDTFRWVVRENPPACLNDPSLGTHCYVRIKDSGLRFHYVAAGERGKPLMLLLHGFPEFWYSWRHQLREFKSEYRVVALDLRGYGETDAPSHKENYKLDCLITDIKDILESLGYNKCVLVGHDWGGMIAWLVAICYPEMVTKLIVVNFPHPSVFTEYILRHPSQLIKSGYYFFFQMPWFPEFMFTLNDFKVLKSLFTSQATGIGRKGCRLTAEDIEAYLYVFSQPGALTGPINHYRNIFSCLPLQHHEVIMPTLLLWGERDAFMEVEMAEIARIYVKNHFRLTILSEASHWLQQDQPDIVNKLIWTFLKEETIRKRE, translated from the exons aTGGCGAGACCTGGCGCTGCGTGCCCGCCGCCCGCTCGCCGGGTGATGGTGGCGGCCCGGGCGCTGCTGTTCTGGGCACTGGTGTACAGCTACTGCGGGGTGTGTGCCTGCATCGCCGGGCTGCGGCTGCTCTGGAGCATCGGCCGGCGGCCCGGAGACACCTTCCGCTGGGTGGTGCGGGAGAACCCCCCCGCCTGCCTCAACGACCCCTCCCTGGGCACCCACTGCTACGTCCGGATCAAG gATTCAGGGTTAAGATTCCACTATGTGGCTGCTGGAGAAAGGGGTAAACCACTCATGTTGCTGCTTCATGGCTTTCCAGAATTCTG GTATTCTTGGCGCCATCAATTGCGGGAATTTAAAAGTGAATATCGAGTGGTGGCCCTGGATTTGAGAGGTTATGGAGAAACAGATGCTCCTTCCCACAAAGAAAATTACAAGTTAGACTGCCTGATAACAGATATAAAGGATATTCTGGAATCTCTAG GATACAACAAATGTGTGTTGGTTGGCCATGACTGGGGAGGAATGATCGCTTGGTTAGTGGCTATATGTTACCCTGAAATGGTGACTAAGCTGATTGTGGTTAATTTCCCTCATCCTTCTGTGTTTACAG aatacATTCTACGACATCCATCACAATTGATTAAATCTGGTTACTACTTCTTTTTCCAAATGCCATGGTTTCCTGAATTCATGTTTACACTAAATGATTTCAAG GTTCTGAAAAGTTTATTTACCAGCCAGGCCACTGGAATTGGAAGGAAAGGATGCAGATTAACAGCAGAGGATATTGAAGCTTATCTCTATGTCTTTTCACAACCTGGAGCATTAACTGGACCCATTAAccattacagaaatattttcag ctgcctACCTCTGCAGCACCATGAAGTCATCATGCCAACCCTGCTGTTATGGGGAGAAAGAGATGCGTTTATGGAAGTTGAGATGGCAGAAATTGCACGGATTTATGTTAAAAATCATTTCAGATTAACTATTTTGTCCGAAGCCAGTCATTGGCTCCAGCAGGATCAACCTGACATCGTGAACAAGTTAATATGGACATTTCTAAAGGAAGAGACAATAAGAAAAAGGGAGTGA